In Flavobacteriales bacterium, one genomic interval encodes:
- a CDS encoding bifunctional nuclease family protein translates to MEKVELRFLRITYSHTHAGAYALILSESHGDRRLPIIIGGVEAQAIAIQVENIKPARPLTHDLFKNLSDKLGITLKEVIINDLVEGIFHAKLILDQGGNEVEIDARSSDAIALALRFDCPISTFEFILSAAGLKVDDDEENASSESMMEGAKEKGGKEPDATDTIEELRELLEEALDNEDYERASKLRDEIKKREGSN, encoded by the coding sequence ATGGAAAAAGTTGAGTTGCGTTTCCTTCGTATCACCTATAGTCATACACATGCTGGTGCCTACGCGCTCATTCTATCGGAATCGCATGGTGACCGCAGGCTCCCGATCATCATCGGAGGTGTGGAGGCTCAGGCCATTGCGATCCAAGTAGAAAACATAAAGCCTGCAAGACCGCTCACCCATGACCTGTTCAAGAACTTGAGCGATAAGCTGGGCATTACATTGAAAGAAGTGATCATCAACGATCTTGTTGAGGGGATCTTTCATGCAAAGCTGATCTTGGATCAAGGCGGGAACGAGGTGGAGATCGATGCACGCAGTAGTGATGCGATCGCATTAGCGCTCCGGTTCGATTGCCCTATCTCCACATTTGAATTCATTCTAAGTGCCGCTGGCCTGAAGGTGGATGATGATGAAGAGAACGCCAGCTCCGAGAGCATGATGGAAGGTGCAAAGGAAAAAGGTGGTAAAGAACCAGATGCCACCGATACGATCGAAGAATTGCGCGAGCTGCTCGAAGAAGCATTGGACAACGAGGACTACGAGCGTGCTTCCAAACTCCGCGACGAGATCAAGAAACGGGAAGGGTCCAATTGA
- a CDS encoding sodium-dependent transporter, whose product MSKSESWGSRVGLILAMAGNAVGLGNFLRFPVQAVNNGGGAFIIPYLVCFLLMGIPLLWIEWSMGRFGGRSGNHSTPYILDTMHRSNFWKYFGVFGIFTNIGVAAYYCYIESWTMSYVYHSLIGTFQGMSQTGVADFFTSYVDIGKSTTGIPYEAVVFYILCLVLNTFILSRGLQGVEKAAKIGMPLLIGFGVFLAYRGLTLGTSGASAEVPGASAWDGLNFLWTPQFDSLTNPKVWLAAAGQIFFTLSVGMGTIHCYAAYVRSKDDIALNAVSAGFMNEFVEVVLGSLIVIPIAAGYLGLDWVKENAGFGMAFQTMPFLFDKWGPILGVMAGVMWFGLLFFAGITSSLAMGTPWMGFMRDEFGWGRMKGAWSFGAIVLLLGLPTVIFFQHGVFDEYDYWAGTVSLVVFAMAEVILFSWIFGMDRGWKELNEGADIRVPHIYRFIIKYITPVMLIAVFLGALLTPVGNEWTAAFSSLFNGDGWSLDNGSIIRQIANTGLREQIAAAQGTPELAALKDRLFYTNMARGILLTAFLGLASLVYLSGVRRLKNQRPV is encoded by the coding sequence ATGTCGAAATCTGAATCGTGGGGTTCGCGGGTGGGCCTTATCCTCGCTATGGCCGGAAACGCCGTGGGCTTGGGAAACTTCCTCCGCTTCCCTGTGCAAGCTGTTAACAACGGCGGCGGGGCGTTCATCATTCCCTACCTCGTCTGCTTTTTGCTGATGGGCATTCCACTCTTATGGATCGAATGGTCCATGGGCCGGTTCGGCGGGCGAAGTGGCAACCATAGCACGCCATACATACTGGATACCATGCACCGCAGTAACTTCTGGAAGTACTTCGGTGTGTTCGGAATCTTCACCAACATCGGCGTAGCAGCCTATTACTGCTACATCGAAAGCTGGACCATGAGCTATGTGTACCATAGCCTTATTGGCACGTTCCAAGGAATGTCGCAAACAGGTGTAGCCGATTTCTTTACCAGTTATGTGGACATCGGAAAGAGTACTACGGGCATTCCATACGAGGCTGTTGTTTTCTATATTCTTTGCTTGGTCCTGAACACGTTCATTCTATCCCGAGGCTTACAAGGGGTTGAGAAAGCTGCCAAGATCGGTATGCCTTTATTGATCGGATTCGGCGTATTCCTAGCATATCGCGGTCTAACATTGGGTACCAGTGGAGCTAGTGCGGAGGTGCCTGGCGCTAGTGCATGGGATGGCCTCAATTTCTTGTGGACACCACAATTCGATTCACTGACTAACCCAAAAGTTTGGCTTGCTGCTGCGGGTCAAATATTCTTCACACTAAGCGTGGGTATGGGCACCATACACTGTTATGCCGCATACGTTCGCAGTAAGGATGACATCGCATTGAACGCGGTAAGTGCAGGATTCATGAACGAATTCGTCGAGGTAGTTCTCGGTAGTTTGATCGTGATCCCGATCGCGGCTGGTTACCTCGGTCTTGATTGGGTAAAGGAAAATGCAGGCTTCGGAATGGCGTTCCAAACCATGCCGTTCCTCTTCGATAAATGGGGGCCGATCCTTGGAGTAATGGCTGGCGTTATGTGGTTCGGACTCTTGTTCTTCGCGGGTATCACAAGTAGCTTGGCCATGGGTACGCCATGGATGGGATTCATGCGCGATGAATTCGGGTGGGGACGTATGAAGGGTGCTTGGTCTTTCGGAGCAATTGTTCTATTGCTCGGCTTGCCTACTGTGATCTTCTTCCAACACGGGGTTTTTGACGAGTATGATTATTGGGCCGGCACGGTGAGCTTGGTGGTATTCGCCATGGCGGAGGTGATCCTTTTCTCCTGGATCTTCGGTATGGACAGAGGGTGGAAGGAGTTGAATGAAGGTGCCGATATCCGCGTACCTCACATCTATCGTTTCATTATCAAATACATCACACCGGTGATGCTGATCGCCGTTTTTCTGGGTGCACTTTTAACACCTGTGGGAAATGAATGGACCGCCGCGTTCAGTTCACTTTTCAATGGCGATGGCTGGTCCTTGGATAATGGTTCCATTATTCGGCAAATAGCAAATACCGGCCTTCGTGAACAGATCGCGGCAGCACAAGGAACACCCGAATTGGCAGCACTCAAGGATCGATTGTTCTATACCAACATGGCGCGCGGAATTCTTTTGACTGCGTTCTTGGGACTTGCATCATTAGTGTACCTTTCCGGTGTGCGCCGCCTCAAAAACCAACGACCAGTATGA
- a CDS encoding Na+ dependent nucleoside transporter — protein sequence MQVTRSKYLSISRSTLVRIALLLLIVLPLPAFAQAAPLPLTGLSLSGVLRGILGMATIVAISWVFSAKRKHVDWKVVGIGLAFQLVLAVCVLYVPAVQWVFEVVGKIFVKILDFTKIGSEFLFRDMMDISSFGFIFALQILPTIIFFSALTSVLFYLGIIQKVVYALAWALNKTMKLSGAESLSTAGNIFLGQTEAPLMIKAYLDKMNRSEIFLVMVAGMATVAGGVLAAYVGFLGGDDPVQKLFFAKHLLTASVMAAPGAVVVAKILFPQTEVINERMEVSMEKVGSNFLDAMANGTSEGLKLAVNVGAMLLVFFAFIAMFNYAFFKLGDVTGMNAWVVSVSGGNFKALSLEFILGYLFAPLMWLIGVASEDITLTGRLVGEKIIASEFVGYESLAGLKAANAFTYKRSIVMATYMLCGFANFASIGIQIGGIGSLAPSKREWLSEFGFRALLGGTLASLLSATIVGMMI from the coding sequence ATGCAAGTAACCCGATCGAAGTACCTTTCAATATCTCGCTCTACGCTAGTGCGCATTGCATTGTTGCTACTTATCGTATTGCCGCTTCCAGCATTCGCTCAAGCTGCCCCATTGCCGCTCACAGGGCTTTCACTTTCAGGTGTACTTAGAGGGATATTGGGCATGGCCACCATCGTTGCGATCTCGTGGGTGTTCAGCGCAAAACGAAAACATGTTGATTGGAAAGTCGTCGGTATCGGACTTGCTTTCCAATTGGTCCTAGCAGTATGCGTGCTTTATGTCCCTGCCGTGCAATGGGTGTTCGAGGTCGTCGGGAAAATATTCGTCAAGATCCTCGATTTCACCAAGATAGGAAGTGAATTCCTGTTCCGGGATATGATGGATATCAGCAGCTTCGGGTTCATTTTCGCATTGCAGATACTGCCCACTATCATCTTCTTCAGCGCATTGACGAGTGTGTTATTCTACCTCGGCATCATCCAGAAAGTAGTGTACGCCCTAGCATGGGCGTTGAATAAGACCATGAAGCTGAGCGGTGCTGAAAGTTTGAGCACTGCCGGGAACATCTTCCTTGGTCAGACCGAAGCACCGCTGATGATCAAAGCCTACCTTGACAAGATGAACCGGAGCGAGATCTTCTTGGTCATGGTGGCCGGTATGGCAACTGTTGCCGGTGGTGTTCTTGCAGCATACGTCGGATTTCTGGGTGGCGACGATCCTGTGCAAAAGCTCTTCTTCGCGAAGCACTTACTCACTGCTAGCGTAATGGCTGCGCCAGGTGCAGTTGTTGTTGCCAAAATATTATTCCCGCAGACCGAAGTGATCAACGAACGCATGGAAGTGAGCATGGAAAAGGTAGGATCCAATTTCCTCGACGCCATGGCGAATGGAACCAGCGAAGGCTTGAAACTCGCGGTGAACGTGGGTGCCATGCTATTGGTCTTCTTCGCATTCATCGCCATGTTCAACTATGCCTTCTTCAAACTAGGTGATGTCACTGGAATGAACGCATGGGTAGTGAGTGTCTCAGGTGGCAACTTCAAAGCATTGTCATTGGAGTTCATTCTGGGGTATCTATTCGCACCACTGATGTGGTTGATCGGTGTGGCCAGTGAGGACATTACGCTAACAGGAAGACTTGTTGGTGAAAAGATCATCGCCAGCGAATTCGTGGGCTACGAGAGCTTAGCCGGTTTAAAGGCCGCGAACGCATTCACCTACAAGCGTAGCATCGTTATGGCGACATACATGCTTTGCGGTTTCGCGAATTTTGCCAGTATCGGCATTCAGATCGGCGGCATTGGTTCACTCGCACCTTCCAAAAGAGAATGGCTGAGTGAATTCGGATTCAGGGCGTTGCTCGGTGGCACACTCGCATCGTTGCTGAGTGCTACGATCGTTGGGATGATGATATGA
- a CDS encoding electron transfer flavoprotein subunit alpha/FixB family protein, producing the protein MSTIAFIDTRGEKISKTALETLTFANKVAQKSGGSVTAITFGNTPADRLATLPVAKVIVARNANDADSQQLTKLVADIAQKETAQVIVFAHDATGKAVAPRVGARLKAGHVAGVIALPEMDGGFKVKRNVFSGKAQAWVEIKSAIKVINHLPNSIPVDTSTGTATVEEYQGDLGTSKITVKETRKAGEGVPLPEAERVVSAGRGMKGPENWGMIEELAKELKATTACSRPVADMHWRPHHEHVGQTGVAIRPDLYIAIGISGAIQHLAGVNGSKVICVINSDPEAPFFKAADYGIVGDAFTVVPQLIEAAKKFNAEK; encoded by the coding sequence ATGAGCACGATCGCATTCATTGATACCCGTGGAGAAAAGATCTCCAAGACCGCGTTGGAGACGTTGACATTTGCCAATAAAGTGGCACAGAAGTCTGGAGGCTCGGTTACGGCCATCACTTTTGGTAATACACCAGCGGATCGATTGGCAACATTGCCAGTTGCAAAGGTCATTGTAGCCCGCAACGCTAATGATGCCGACAGCCAGCAGTTGACCAAATTGGTTGCGGATATTGCGCAAAAAGAGACCGCTCAGGTGATCGTGTTCGCGCATGATGCAACCGGGAAGGCCGTTGCACCCCGCGTTGGTGCACGGTTGAAAGCCGGACATGTTGCAGGCGTGATCGCACTTCCTGAAATGGACGGCGGTTTCAAAGTGAAGCGCAATGTTTTCAGTGGAAAAGCGCAGGCTTGGGTAGAGATCAAAAGCGCCATCAAGGTGATCAACCACTTACCGAATAGTATTCCAGTGGATACTTCAACAGGCACTGCAACAGTAGAAGAGTACCAAGGGGATCTGGGTACTTCTAAGATCACCGTGAAAGAAACACGGAAAGCAGGCGAAGGTGTGCCGCTTCCTGAAGCAGAACGCGTTGTTAGTGCCGGTCGTGGAATGAAAGGTCCGGAGAACTGGGGTATGATCGAAGAACTAGCCAAGGAGCTTAAGGCAACCACGGCATGCAGCCGTCCAGTGGCCGATATGCATTGGCGTCCGCACCATGAACATGTTGGCCAAACAGGTGTTGCCATTCGTCCAGATCTTTACATCGCCATTGGTATCAGTGGTGCAATTCAACACCTCGCTGGAGTAAATGGGAGCAAGGTCATTTGTGTGATAAATTCAGACCCTGAGGCTCCTTTCTTCAAGGCAGCCGACTACGGGATCGTGGGAGATGCATTCACCGTGGTTCCTCAATTGATCGAGGCCGCCAAGAAATTCAATGCGGAAAAATAG
- a CDS encoding pyruvate dehydrogenase complex E1 component subunit beta, translated as MRTVQFREALNEAMSEEMRRDPNVFLMGEEVAEYDGAYKVSKGMLAEFGAKRVIDTPISELGFTAIGVGAAMNGLRPIVEFMTWNFAVLASDQIINHAAKMLQMSGGQFNIPIVFRGGNGSAGQLAATHSQSYESFYSNIPGLKVITVSNPYDAKGLLKSAIRDNDPVLFMESERMYGEKGEIPDGEYLLPIGVANVAKEGKDVTIVSFGKMMKVALGAAEELAKEGIDAEVIDLRTIRPWDKAAVLKSVRKTNRLVVVDENWPFGSVASEIAYRVQKDAFDYLDAPVLRINQADTPLPFTPTLIDASLPSVERTVRAVKEVMYLVK; from the coding sequence ATGCGTACAGTCCAATTCCGTGAAGCTTTGAATGAAGCAATGAGCGAAGAAATGCGTCGCGACCCGAATGTCTTCTTGATGGGAGAAGAGGTTGCTGAGTATGATGGCGCGTATAAAGTGAGCAAGGGTATGTTGGCTGAGTTCGGCGCAAAGCGGGTGATCGACACACCCATTTCTGAACTTGGGTTCACAGCGATAGGAGTTGGTGCTGCTATGAATGGATTGCGCCCCATTGTGGAGTTCATGACATGGAATTTTGCTGTATTGGCAAGCGACCAGATCATTAACCATGCAGCGAAAATGTTGCAAATGAGCGGTGGTCAGTTCAATATTCCCATTGTATTCCGTGGTGGTAATGGCAGTGCGGGCCAATTGGCGGCAACACACAGTCAGAGCTACGAATCGTTCTACTCCAATATCCCTGGTCTGAAGGTGATCACCGTAAGCAACCCCTATGATGCGAAAGGGTTGTTGAAGTCCGCGATCCGCGATAATGACCCGGTGCTCTTCATGGAAAGCGAAAGGATGTATGGCGAGAAAGGGGAGATCCCGGATGGGGAATACTTGTTGCCGATCGGTGTGGCGAACGTGGCAAAAGAAGGTAAGGATGTAACGATCGTAAGTTTCGGCAAGATGATGAAAGTGGCCCTGGGAGCTGCCGAGGAACTTGCGAAAGAAGGAATTGACGCCGAGGTTATCGACCTGCGCACAATACGCCCTTGGGATAAGGCGGCGGTACTGAAAAGCGTGCGCAAGACGAATCGTCTGGTAGTGGTCGATGAGAACTGGCCGTTCGGAAGTGTAGCGAGTGAGATCGCCTACCGAGTACAAAAAGATGCGTTCGATTATTTGGATGCGCCGGTCCTGAGGATCAACCAAGCGGATACACCGTTGCCTTTTACCCCAACGCTGATCGACGCTAGTTTGCCTAGTGTGGAGCGCACCGTGCGTGCGGTAAAGGAGGTCATGTATCTGGTCAAGTAG
- a CDS encoding flippase-like domain-containing protein, producing the protein MTGVDLEAKRFQDAFSTRKVLLPVIIGLSITAILIWRSWDVEAMRRVEWTWSTTFWIVMASLSLVVRDWAYMIRIRHLADKELNWYRTFVVIMLWEFASALAPGMVGGGFLFAILILTREGIAGGKSITIITFTSFLDGIFLAVMAPLVYFTIGRDALFSGLDPAAAALETGFYASFWTVYFIILGYKVFVGYALFVNPIFVKRALVGIFSAPLLRRWRRNMVTTGDQLIIAARGLQKRGWDYWWPALLTTFISWTARFSIVNCILHAFHPDSALNDAVIYGKQVVMGIIVLLSPTPGGSGLAEFIFNDFLGMFIATGLAPALALLWRLMSYYPYIVIGVILLPRWIRHKVLKPLKKNVTV; encoded by the coding sequence ATGACAGGAGTGGATCTCGAGGCCAAACGCTTCCAGGATGCATTCAGCACACGCAAAGTGCTGTTACCTGTGATCATTGGCTTGAGCATTACCGCAATACTGATCTGGCGCAGCTGGGATGTGGAGGCCATGCGACGCGTGGAGTGGACCTGGTCCACTACCTTTTGGATCGTCATGGCTTCACTAAGCCTAGTTGTGCGCGATTGGGCGTATATGATCCGAATACGTCACCTGGCCGATAAAGAATTGAATTGGTATCGGACCTTCGTGGTGATCATGCTTTGGGAGTTCGCTTCCGCCCTTGCTCCCGGAATGGTAGGCGGCGGATTCCTTTTCGCAATTCTGATACTTACCCGTGAAGGGATCGCCGGAGGTAAGAGCATCACCATCATTACATTCACTTCCTTCCTGGATGGGATCTTTCTCGCGGTTATGGCTCCACTGGTCTATTTTACCATTGGGCGCGATGCTTTGTTCAGTGGTCTTGATCCGGCAGCAGCAGCATTGGAAACAGGTTTCTATGCATCCTTCTGGACGGTCTATTTCATCATACTCGGTTACAAGGTCTTTGTGGGTTATGCACTCTTCGTGAACCCGATCTTTGTAAAACGCGCTCTGGTCGGGATCTTTTCCGCACCACTGCTCCGGCGCTGGCGGCGGAACATGGTAACGACAGGTGACCAATTGATCATAGCAGCAAGGGGGTTGCAAAAAAGAGGCTGGGATTACTGGTGGCCAGCTTTGTTAACCACTTTCATTTCATGGACAGCACGTTTTTCCATCGTTAATTGTATCCTTCATGCATTCCATCCGGATAGCGCGTTGAATGATGCCGTTATCTACGGCAAACAAGTGGTCATGGGCATCATTGTCCTGCTCAGTCCTACACCCGGAGGAAGCGGATTGGCCGAGTTCATCTTCAACGATTTCCTCGGTATGTTCATCGCCACCGGCCTTGCACCAGCTCTTGCTCTACTCTGGAGATTGATGAGCTATTACCCATACATCGTAATTGGTGTCATATTATTGCCTCGTTGGATCCGTCATAAGGTCCTTAAGCCCTTGAAGAAAAACGTAACAGTCTGA
- a CDS encoding electron transfer flavoprotein subunit beta/FixA family protein: MKILVLISHVPDTTARIGFTNDNTQYDSNGVTFIVNPYDEWYALVRGLELKEALGGTLTTITVGGPETDPTIRKALAIGADDAVRVDAQPTESYAVAAQVAAYAKDKAYDLILTGKETIDHNGSQVGPMLAELLDLSLISLASKLDIAGTTATAERDVKGDVEVVEASLPLVVTCAKGMAEQRIPNMRGIMAARTKPLTVVPAASIDVLTATVRFELPPPKQAVKMIPADNAGQLIELLHSEAKVI; encoded by the coding sequence ATGAAGATCCTTGTCCTTATCAGTCACGTGCCAGATACCACAGCACGCATCGGCTTTACAAATGACAATACACAGTATGATAGCAATGGCGTTACGTTCATTGTTAATCCATACGATGAATGGTATGCCTTGGTCCGTGGTCTTGAGCTTAAAGAGGCGTTAGGTGGAACACTTACGACCATTACGGTGGGTGGTCCGGAAACCGACCCCACGATCCGTAAGGCGCTGGCAATTGGTGCTGATGATGCTGTGCGTGTTGATGCACAACCTACCGAAAGCTATGCCGTTGCCGCGCAGGTAGCAGCTTACGCAAAAGACAAAGCCTACGACCTAATCCTTACCGGTAAGGAGACGATCGATCACAATGGATCACAAGTCGGACCAATGTTGGCTGAGCTTTTGGACCTTTCGCTGATCTCCCTTGCAAGCAAGTTGGACATTGCTGGAACTACTGCAACTGCGGAACGCGATGTGAAGGGCGACGTTGAAGTTGTGGAAGCTTCATTGCCTTTGGTCGTTACCTGCGCGAAGGGAATGGCCGAACAACGCATCCCGAATATGCGAGGTATCATGGCTGCGCGCACAAAACCATTGACCGTTGTTCCAGCCGCTTCCATAGATGTGTTGACCGCAACCGTTAGGTTCGAACTGCCTCCACCGAAGCAAGCAGTGAAAATGATCCCTGCGGATAATGCCGGGCAATTGATCGAACTTTTACATTCCGAAGCCAAGGTGATCTGA